Proteins found in one Rhinolophus ferrumequinum isolate MPI-CBG mRhiFer1 chromosome 9, mRhiFer1_v1.p, whole genome shotgun sequence genomic segment:
- the MYSM1 gene encoding deubiquitinase MYSM1 isoform X1 → MTHAAPPPTIHLSRDLSGGRMGSGPIMAAEEADVDIEGDVVAAAAQPGSNDNTASVLQDHYLDSSWRTENGLIPWTLDSTISEENRAVIEKMLLEEEYYLSKKSLPEKFWLDQKEDDKKYMKSLQKTAKITVQSPTKPASFSVKWTIEEKELFEQGLAKCGRRWTKIAKLIGSRTVLQVKSYARQYFKNKVKLDGPEKETPNQKNSSYLQIKNEDEGTKAWTPSKLRGCADPNLNAVKIEKLSDDEEVDITDEADELTSQAPQENPSSDLLLDIPNSKSPETYQGEFIASDTQEDPISKPSKEYLQNIKQVEMETLSSSETTFWTEKQSTSDKKSVELNDQKCNKLMKSCDKHDGNGIVDDTRRLPSPEPCAIQKDLSDNEMLFHSSCQMEEESHEEEDLKPPEQEVEIDRNIIQEEEKQAIPEFFEGRQAKTPERYLKIRNYILDQWEICKPKYLNKTSVRPGLKNCGDVNCIGRIHTYLELIGAINFGCEQAVYNRPQPVDKVRIRDRKDTVEAYQLAQRLQSMRTRRRRVRDPWGNWCDAKDLEGQTFEHLSAEELARRREEEKCKPFKSSKVQRPTKSSFDPFQLIPCNFFSEENQEPFQVKVASEALLIMDLHAHVSMAEVIGLLGGRYSEVDKIVEVCAAEPCNSLSTGLQCEMDPVSQTQASETLAVRGYSVIGWYHSHPAFDPNPSLRDIDTQAKYQSYFSRGGAKFIGMIVSPYNRNNPLPYSQITCLVISDEISPDGSYRLPYKFEVQQMLEEPRWGLVFEKTRWIIEKYRLSHSSVPMDKIFRRDSDLTCLQKLLECLRKTLSKVTNSFIAEEFLTQIENLFLSNYKSKQENGVAEENCSAGPTELLM, encoded by the exons CCTTGGACACTGGATAGCACCATCAGTGAAGAGAACAGAGCCGTCATTGAGAAAATGTTGTTGGAAGAAGA GTATTATTTATCTAAAAAATCACTTCCAGAAAAATTCTGGCTCGATCAAAAGGAAGatgataaaaaatacatgaagag TCTGcagaaaacagcaaaaatcac ggtACAATCTCCTACAAAACCAGCCAGTTTCTCAGTAAAGTGGAcgatagaagaaaaagaactgtttGAACAAGGGCTG GCTAAATGTGGCCGAAGGTGGACCAAAATTGCAAAACTAATTGGAAGTCGCACTGTTTTACAAGTAAAGAGTTATGCCAgacagtactttaaaaataag gtAAAATTAGATGGTCCAGAGAAGGAAACACCAAACCAGAAGAACAGCAGTTATCTTCagattaaaaatgaagatgaaggcACAAAGGCGTGGACACCATCAAAGTTAAGGGGATGTGCTGATCCCAACTTGAATGCTGTAAAAATTGAAAAGTTATCTGATGATGAAGAAGTAGACATCACAGATGAGGCAGATGAGTTGACTTCTCAAGCGCCCCAAGAGAATCCTAGCAGTGATCTCTTATTAGACATCCCTAATAGTAAAAGTCCTGAAACCTATCAAGGAGAATTTATTGCCTCTGACACCCAGGAAGATCCCATTTCTAAACCTTCCAAGGAATATCTTCAGAATATAAAGCAGGTTGAGATGGAAACACTTTCAAGCTCAGAAACTACATTTTGGACTGAAAAACAGAGCACCAGTGACAAAAAATCAGTTGAATTAAATGATCAGAAATGTAATAAACTGATGAAAAGCTGTGATAAGCATGATGGAAATGGAATAGTGGATGATACCAGGCGGTTGCCTTCTCCAGAGCCTTGTGCTATTCAGAAAGATCTGAGTGATAATGAAATGCTTTTTCATTCTTCCTGCCAAATGGAGGAGGAGAGCCATGAGGAAGAAGATCTTAAGCCACCAGAGCAAGAAGTAGAAATAGATAGAAATATtattcaagaagaagaaaaacaagcaatTCCTGAGTTTTTTGAGGGGCGCCAAGCTAAAACACCAGAACGCTATTTGAAAATTAGGAATTACATTTTGGATCAGTG GGAGATATGCAAACCGAAATACTTAAATAAGACCTCAGTACGTCCTGGCCTGAAGAACTGTGGGGACGTTAATTGTATTGGACGGATTCATACATACCTCGAGTTGATAGGAGCAATCAATTTTGGatgtg AACAGGCTGTATATAACAGGCCACAACCAGTTGATAAGGTACGAATCAGAGACAGAAAAGATACCGTAGAAGCATACCAACTTGCCCAGCGTTTGCAGTCCATG CGCACAAGGAGACGTAGGGTCCGAGACCCATGGGGAAATTGGTGTGATGCAAAAGACTTAGAAGGACAAACGTTTGAG CATCTCTCTGCTGAGGAGTTGgcaagaagaagagaagaggagaaatgtAAACCTTTTAAGTCTTCAAAAGTGCAAAGACCAACAAAAAG ctcaTTTGATCCCTTCCAACTGATACCTTGTAAttttttcagtgaagaaaatCAG gaGCCATTTCAGGTGAAAGTGGCTTCAGAAGCACTTTTAATAATGGATTTG cATGCTCATGTTTCTATGGCAGAAGTGATTGGTCTGTTAGGAGGGAGATACTCAGAAGTTGATAAGATAGTTGAG GTCTGTGCAGCAGAACCATGTAACAGTCTGAGTACAGGACTGCAGTGTGAGATGGATCCTGTCTCACAAACACAGGCCTCGGAAACCTTAGCTGTAAGAGGCTATAGCGTTATTGGATGGTATCATTCTCATCCTGCCTTTGATCCTAATCCTTCCCTACGAGATATTGATACTCAAGCCAAATACCAG AGTTACTTCTCCAGAGGTGGTGCAAAGTTCATTGGAATGATTGTTAGTCCCTATAATCGAAACAATCCTTTACCTTATTCCCAGATTACCTGCCTGGTTATAAGTGATGAAATTAGCCCAGATGGCTCTTACC GTTTACCTTACAAATTTGAAGTACAACAGATGTTAGAAGAACCTCGGTGGGGATTAGTGTTTGAAAAGACAAGATGGATAATAGAAAAATACCGGCTATCCCATAG CAGTGTCCCCATGGATAAAATCTTTCGCCGGGATTCTGACCTGACTTGTTTGCAGAAA CTTTTGGAGTGTCTGAGGAAAACTCTGAGCAAAGTGACAAATTCCTTCATTGCTGAAGAATTCTTGACTCAAATAGAAAATTTATTCCTTTCCAATTATAAAAGCAAGCAAGAGAATGGAGTGGCTGAAGAGAACTGTTCTGCGGGTCCAACGGAATTGTTAATGTAA
- the MYSM1 gene encoding deubiquitinase MYSM1 isoform X2, with the protein MTHAAPPPTIHLSRDLSGGRMGSGPIMAAEEADVDIEGDVVAAAAQPGNDNTASVLQDHYLDSSWRTENGLIPWTLDSTISEENRAVIEKMLLEEEYYLSKKSLPEKFWLDQKEDDKKYMKSLQKTAKITVQSPTKPASFSVKWTIEEKELFEQGLAKCGRRWTKIAKLIGSRTVLQVKSYARQYFKNKVKLDGPEKETPNQKNSSYLQIKNEDEGTKAWTPSKLRGCADPNLNAVKIEKLSDDEEVDITDEADELTSQAPQENPSSDLLLDIPNSKSPETYQGEFIASDTQEDPISKPSKEYLQNIKQVEMETLSSSETTFWTEKQSTSDKKSVELNDQKCNKLMKSCDKHDGNGIVDDTRRLPSPEPCAIQKDLSDNEMLFHSSCQMEEESHEEEDLKPPEQEVEIDRNIIQEEEKQAIPEFFEGRQAKTPERYLKIRNYILDQWEICKPKYLNKTSVRPGLKNCGDVNCIGRIHTYLELIGAINFGCEQAVYNRPQPVDKVRIRDRKDTVEAYQLAQRLQSMRTRRRRVRDPWGNWCDAKDLEGQTFEHLSAEELARRREEEKCKPFKSSKVQRPTKSSFDPFQLIPCNFFSEENQEPFQVKVASEALLIMDLHAHVSMAEVIGLLGGRYSEVDKIVEVCAAEPCNSLSTGLQCEMDPVSQTQASETLAVRGYSVIGWYHSHPAFDPNPSLRDIDTQAKYQSYFSRGGAKFIGMIVSPYNRNNPLPYSQITCLVISDEISPDGSYRLPYKFEVQQMLEEPRWGLVFEKTRWIIEKYRLSHSSVPMDKIFRRDSDLTCLQKLLECLRKTLSKVTNSFIAEEFLTQIENLFLSNYKSKQENGVAEENCSAGPTELLM; encoded by the exons CCTTGGACACTGGATAGCACCATCAGTGAAGAGAACAGAGCCGTCATTGAGAAAATGTTGTTGGAAGAAGA GTATTATTTATCTAAAAAATCACTTCCAGAAAAATTCTGGCTCGATCAAAAGGAAGatgataaaaaatacatgaagag TCTGcagaaaacagcaaaaatcac ggtACAATCTCCTACAAAACCAGCCAGTTTCTCAGTAAAGTGGAcgatagaagaaaaagaactgtttGAACAAGGGCTG GCTAAATGTGGCCGAAGGTGGACCAAAATTGCAAAACTAATTGGAAGTCGCACTGTTTTACAAGTAAAGAGTTATGCCAgacagtactttaaaaataag gtAAAATTAGATGGTCCAGAGAAGGAAACACCAAACCAGAAGAACAGCAGTTATCTTCagattaaaaatgaagatgaaggcACAAAGGCGTGGACACCATCAAAGTTAAGGGGATGTGCTGATCCCAACTTGAATGCTGTAAAAATTGAAAAGTTATCTGATGATGAAGAAGTAGACATCACAGATGAGGCAGATGAGTTGACTTCTCAAGCGCCCCAAGAGAATCCTAGCAGTGATCTCTTATTAGACATCCCTAATAGTAAAAGTCCTGAAACCTATCAAGGAGAATTTATTGCCTCTGACACCCAGGAAGATCCCATTTCTAAACCTTCCAAGGAATATCTTCAGAATATAAAGCAGGTTGAGATGGAAACACTTTCAAGCTCAGAAACTACATTTTGGACTGAAAAACAGAGCACCAGTGACAAAAAATCAGTTGAATTAAATGATCAGAAATGTAATAAACTGATGAAAAGCTGTGATAAGCATGATGGAAATGGAATAGTGGATGATACCAGGCGGTTGCCTTCTCCAGAGCCTTGTGCTATTCAGAAAGATCTGAGTGATAATGAAATGCTTTTTCATTCTTCCTGCCAAATGGAGGAGGAGAGCCATGAGGAAGAAGATCTTAAGCCACCAGAGCAAGAAGTAGAAATAGATAGAAATATtattcaagaagaagaaaaacaagcaatTCCTGAGTTTTTTGAGGGGCGCCAAGCTAAAACACCAGAACGCTATTTGAAAATTAGGAATTACATTTTGGATCAGTG GGAGATATGCAAACCGAAATACTTAAATAAGACCTCAGTACGTCCTGGCCTGAAGAACTGTGGGGACGTTAATTGTATTGGACGGATTCATACATACCTCGAGTTGATAGGAGCAATCAATTTTGGatgtg AACAGGCTGTATATAACAGGCCACAACCAGTTGATAAGGTACGAATCAGAGACAGAAAAGATACCGTAGAAGCATACCAACTTGCCCAGCGTTTGCAGTCCATG CGCACAAGGAGACGTAGGGTCCGAGACCCATGGGGAAATTGGTGTGATGCAAAAGACTTAGAAGGACAAACGTTTGAG CATCTCTCTGCTGAGGAGTTGgcaagaagaagagaagaggagaaatgtAAACCTTTTAAGTCTTCAAAAGTGCAAAGACCAACAAAAAG ctcaTTTGATCCCTTCCAACTGATACCTTGTAAttttttcagtgaagaaaatCAG gaGCCATTTCAGGTGAAAGTGGCTTCAGAAGCACTTTTAATAATGGATTTG cATGCTCATGTTTCTATGGCAGAAGTGATTGGTCTGTTAGGAGGGAGATACTCAGAAGTTGATAAGATAGTTGAG GTCTGTGCAGCAGAACCATGTAACAGTCTGAGTACAGGACTGCAGTGTGAGATGGATCCTGTCTCACAAACACAGGCCTCGGAAACCTTAGCTGTAAGAGGCTATAGCGTTATTGGATGGTATCATTCTCATCCTGCCTTTGATCCTAATCCTTCCCTACGAGATATTGATACTCAAGCCAAATACCAG AGTTACTTCTCCAGAGGTGGTGCAAAGTTCATTGGAATGATTGTTAGTCCCTATAATCGAAACAATCCTTTACCTTATTCCCAGATTACCTGCCTGGTTATAAGTGATGAAATTAGCCCAGATGGCTCTTACC GTTTACCTTACAAATTTGAAGTACAACAGATGTTAGAAGAACCTCGGTGGGGATTAGTGTTTGAAAAGACAAGATGGATAATAGAAAAATACCGGCTATCCCATAG CAGTGTCCCCATGGATAAAATCTTTCGCCGGGATTCTGACCTGACTTGTTTGCAGAAA CTTTTGGAGTGTCTGAGGAAAACTCTGAGCAAAGTGACAAATTCCTTCATTGCTGAAGAATTCTTGACTCAAATAGAAAATTTATTCCTTTCCAATTATAAAAGCAAGCAAGAGAATGGAGTGGCTGAAGAGAACTGTTCTGCGGGTCCAACGGAATTGTTAATGTAA